A genomic window from Leptolyngbya sp. BL0902 includes:
- the dnaK gene encoding molecular chaperone DnaK codes for MGKVVGIDLGTTNSVVAVMEGGKPTVIANAEGFRTTPSVVAYAKNGDRLVGQIAKRQAVMNPENTFYSVKRFIGRRYDEVGTESTEVAYKVLNVGNNVKIDCPQAGQQFAPEEISAQVLRKLADDASKYLGEKVTQAVITVPAYFNDSQRQATKDAGKIAGLEVLRIINEPTAAALAYGLDRKSNETILVFDLGGGTFDVSILEVGDGVFEVLATSGDTHLGGDDFDKKIVDYMAGEFQKMEGIDLRKDKQALQRLTEAAEKAKIELSSVTQAEINLPFITATQDGPKHLETTLTRAKFEELCADLIDRCRIPVEQALKDAKLSKSDINEVVLVGGSTRIPAIKEVVKRTLDKEPNETVNPDEVVAVGAAIQGGVLAGEVKDILLLDVTPLSLGVETLGGVMTKLITRNTTIPTKKSEVFSTAQDGQTNVEIKIFQGEREMAADNKKLGDFQLSGIPPAPRGVPQIEVIFDIDANGILNVTAKDKGTGKEQTITISGASTLDEKDVEKMVKDAEVNAAADKERRERIDLKNQADSLAYQAEKQLADMGDKVPAADKEKAEGQIKELKDAIAAENFDTIKTLTEQLQQTLYGISTNLYQQAGGDASGAADAGTSSSSGGDDDVIDAEFSEPEGK; via the coding sequence ATGGGAAAAGTTGTTGGGATTGACCTAGGTACCACAAACTCTGTGGTTGCCGTGATGGAAGGGGGGAAACCCACCGTAATTGCTAACGCCGAAGGGTTCCGTACCACGCCCTCGGTGGTGGCCTATGCCAAAAATGGGGATCGCCTGGTGGGCCAAATCGCCAAGCGCCAAGCGGTGATGAACCCCGAAAACACCTTTTACTCGGTGAAGCGTTTCATCGGTCGCCGCTACGACGAAGTAGGCACCGAATCCACCGAAGTGGCCTACAAAGTGCTGAACGTGGGCAACAACGTGAAAATTGACTGTCCCCAGGCGGGTCAGCAGTTTGCCCCCGAAGAAATTTCGGCCCAGGTGCTGCGGAAACTGGCCGACGACGCCAGCAAGTACCTCGGCGAAAAAGTCACCCAGGCGGTAATTACCGTCCCCGCCTACTTCAACGACTCCCAGCGCCAAGCTACCAAGGACGCCGGGAAAATCGCGGGTCTAGAAGTGCTGCGGATAATCAACGAGCCCACCGCCGCCGCCCTAGCCTACGGCCTCGACCGCAAGAGCAACGAAACCATCCTGGTGTTTGACCTTGGCGGCGGTACCTTCGACGTGTCCATCCTAGAAGTGGGCGACGGGGTGTTTGAAGTGCTGGCCACCAGCGGCGACACCCACCTGGGCGGCGACGACTTCGACAAAAAAATCGTGGACTACATGGCAGGCGAATTCCAGAAAATGGAAGGCATCGACCTGCGCAAAGACAAGCAAGCCCTCCAGCGCCTCACCGAAGCTGCGGAAAAGGCCAAAATCGAGCTGTCTAGCGTTACCCAGGCGGAAATCAACCTGCCTTTCATCACCGCCACCCAGGACGGCCCCAAGCACCTGGAAACGACCCTCACCCGCGCCAAGTTTGAAGAACTCTGCGCCGACCTGATCGACCGCTGCCGCATCCCCGTGGAGCAAGCCCTGAAGGATGCCAAGCTAAGCAAGAGCGACATCAACGAAGTAGTGCTGGTGGGCGGTTCTACCCGGATTCCTGCCATCAAAGAGGTGGTGAAGCGCACCCTCGACAAAGAACCCAACGAAACCGTCAACCCCGATGAGGTGGTGGCCGTGGGTGCGGCGATTCAGGGCGGCGTGCTGGCTGGGGAAGTGAAGGACATCCTGCTGCTGGATGTCACCCCCCTATCCCTCGGTGTGGAAACCCTGGGCGGCGTGATGACCAAGCTGATCACCCGCAACACCACCATCCCCACCAAGAAGTCTGAGGTGTTCTCCACGGCCCAGGATGGCCAAACCAACGTGGAAATTAAGATTTTCCAGGGCGAACGGGAAATGGCCGCCGACAACAAGAAGCTGGGCGACTTCCAGCTCTCCGGCATTCCCCCCGCTCCCCGTGGCGTGCCCCAAATCGAGGTCATCTTCGACATCGACGCTAACGGCATCCTGAACGTCACCGCCAAGGACAAGGGGACAGGCAAAGAGCAGACCATCACCATTTCCGGTGCCTCCACCCTGGATGAAAAAGATGTGGAGAAAATGGTCAAAGATGCTGAAGTCAACGCTGCCGCTGACAAAGAGCGTCGGGAGCGCATCGACCTGAAGAACCAGGCCGACTCCCTCGCCTACCAGGCCGAAAAGCAACTGGCCGACATGGGCGACAAGGTGCCCGCTGCCGATAAGGAGAAAGCCGAGGGGCAGATCAAGGAGTTGAAGGACGCCATTGCCGCCGAAAACTTCGATACGATCAAAACCCTCACCGAGCAGCTCCAGCAAACCCTCTACGGCATTAGCACCAACCTGTACCAACAGGCCGGGGGCGATGCGTCGGGCGCGGCGGATGCTGGCACCTCTAGCAGCTCCGGCGGCGACGATGACGTAATTGATGCTGAGTTCTCGGAACCCGAAGGCAAATAA
- a CDS encoding glycosyltransferase family 2 protein, translated as MKISVVIPCFNGASVIDKQLEALTQQTVSPYEVIVADNGSTDNSQAIAEQYRDRLPGFKVIDAAGVKGASHARNRGAIAVTGDCLAFCDADDVVGKRWMEALDLAFRSHDFLACRLDYEKLNHDTTNTAQTNDLQNFRTPFYPFAGGCGLAIRKAIHDAVGGFDESVLYLEDADYCIRVQMAGYPLVFVPDAVVHYRYAEGKSSLLGTCRANYRKAHNWGYGLATLYLRYRNQGMKLYGLPPRLVLIPLWGLRVLGSGFNPHSVWRLGWHMGVVEGLLAHP; from the coding sequence ATGAAAATCAGTGTCGTTATTCCCTGTTTCAATGGAGCATCTGTGATTGATAAACAGCTAGAAGCCCTGACCCAGCAAACCGTTTCTCCCTATGAAGTGATCGTAGCTGACAATGGCTCCACGGATAATAGTCAAGCGATAGCCGAGCAATATAGAGATCGCCTACCAGGTTTCAAGGTAATTGATGCGGCGGGGGTAAAGGGTGCTTCCCATGCCCGCAATAGAGGAGCCATAGCAGTGACGGGCGACTGTCTGGCTTTTTGTGATGCTGATGATGTTGTTGGTAAGAGATGGATGGAGGCGCTAGATTTGGCCTTTAGGAGCCATGATTTTCTGGCCTGCCGCCTCGACTACGAAAAGCTCAATCACGACACAACCAACACGGCCCAAACGAACGATCTGCAAAATTTTAGAACCCCTTTCTATCCCTTTGCGGGAGGATGTGGCCTCGCCATTCGCAAAGCCATCCATGATGCAGTGGGTGGGTTTGATGAAAGCGTTCTTTACTTAGAAGACGCCGACTACTGTATTCGTGTGCAGATGGCCGGATATCCTCTGGTGTTTGTCCCTGACGCGGTGGTGCACTATCGCTACGCTGAGGGAAAATCATCCCTGTTGGGGACGTGTCGAGCAAATTACCGCAAAGCCCACAACTGGGGGTATGGGCTAGCCACGCTATATCTCCGCTACCGAAACCAGGGCATGAAACTATACGGGCTGCCACCACGGCTAGTCCTGATTCCTCTGTGGGGGCTGCGAGTGTTGGGATCTGGCTTCAATCCTCACAGCGTTTGGCGCTTGGGTTGGCACATGGGCGTGGTGGAGGGGCTCCTAGCTCACCCCTAG
- a CDS encoding Uma2 family endonuclease produces the protein MTSTLSPKTLLTFEDYLAYDDGTDTRYELVDGELVAMPPESQRNNAIARRLWAVLLQHLPLERLAYKDTEVAVMGRRARCRIPDLLVHSEESLLAIQNQPRATLTHEMPPPALVVEVVSPGEANRSRDYRHKRTEYAARGIAEYWIVDPETRQVTICQWVDGQYEDRVFQGDQALQSIVVPQIALTAGQLFVHP, from the coding sequence ATGACTAGCACCCTATCCCCCAAGACGCTACTCACCTTCGAGGACTATCTGGCCTATGACGACGGCACCGACACCCGCTACGAACTGGTGGATGGAGAGCTGGTAGCCATGCCCCCAGAATCCCAGCGAAATAACGCTATTGCCAGACGACTATGGGCTGTGTTGCTTCAGCATCTTCCCTTAGAACGCTTGGCCTACAAAGATACCGAAGTGGCGGTGATGGGTCGCCGTGCCCGCTGCCGGATTCCAGACCTGCTGGTGCATTCCGAAGAGTCGCTGTTGGCGATTCAGAATCAGCCCCGCGCCACCCTCACCCATGAGATGCCGCCCCCGGCCCTGGTGGTAGAGGTGGTGAGCCCTGGGGAGGCCAACCGCAGCCGCGACTATCGCCACAAACGCACGGAATACGCCGCCCGTGGCATTGCTGAATATTGGATTGTTGACCCCGAAACTCGCCAGGTAACGATCTGCCAGTGGGTGGATGGCCAGTACGAAGATAGGGTATTTCAGGGCGATCAGGCGCTTCAATCCATCGTGGTGCCCCAAATTGCCCTCACCGCTGGTCAACTCTTCGTGCATCCATAA
- a CDS encoding DNA double-strand break repair nuclease NurA — translation MPVSPAHIKALLDQKREAFSSFNKAKFELLTAYHQAWAEFSALTLPQQQDRLGGSYPAGALPLESPKLAHKGVIPFFFAESAPASERWSNRESSAQWVQAVLSDVTTFAVDGSQISPGKDLSIPIALIQIGWFENPHSKTRPYQKDVRVDLLTPKDLGPNPAQPVERRVNVRRFQMETERLVEYINACEEPERTLVFFDGALVVTFAEAFDPDSQKAYVQAMLDLLRASEERRVPLVGYVDTSYAHDLTTMLHHGCGLEATEGIHDAQLLARQMDWGDRIPLFRCDRGGILEQYEEQRHQIAFTYLKTTRDGYPVRLEMPLWMWENGHLPRYLNWVRGEVIVGGGYPYGIETADQTAVLQGPDKHLFFRVLQDWADKEDINLRLSRKMVSKQRRR, via the coding sequence ATGCCAGTGAGTCCGGCCCACATCAAAGCGCTGCTCGACCAAAAGCGAGAGGCGTTTAGCTCCTTCAACAAAGCCAAGTTTGAATTATTGACCGCCTATCACCAGGCCTGGGCGGAGTTTTCGGCCCTGACCCTACCTCAGCAGCAGGATCGTTTAGGCGGTTCCTACCCGGCAGGGGCACTGCCGTTAGAATCGCCAAAGCTGGCCCACAAGGGCGTCATTCCCTTTTTCTTTGCTGAATCTGCCCCAGCCTCAGAGCGCTGGTCAAACCGGGAGTCGAGCGCCCAGTGGGTGCAGGCGGTGCTGTCGGATGTCACCACCTTTGCGGTGGATGGCTCCCAAATTTCACCGGGGAAGGATTTGTCGATTCCCATTGCGCTGATTCAAATCGGCTGGTTTGAGAACCCCCACAGCAAAACTCGGCCCTACCAAAAGGATGTGCGGGTAGACCTGCTGACGCCCAAAGATTTGGGGCCAAACCCCGCCCAGCCCGTGGAGCGCCGGGTGAATGTTCGCCGCTTTCAAATGGAAACCGAACGCCTAGTGGAGTACATCAATGCCTGCGAGGAGCCGGAGCGCACCCTAGTCTTCTTTGATGGGGCGTTGGTTGTTACCTTTGCCGAAGCCTTTGACCCCGACAGCCAAAAAGCCTATGTTCAGGCCATGCTAGACCTGCTGCGGGCCAGCGAAGAACGGCGGGTGCCCTTGGTGGGCTATGTGGACACTTCCTATGCCCACGACCTCACCACCATGCTGCACCACGGCTGCGGCCTAGAGGCCACCGAGGGCATCCACGATGCTCAGCTCTTGGCACGGCAGATGGACTGGGGAGATCGGATTCCCCTGTTTCGCTGCGACCGAGGCGGCATCCTGGAGCAGTACGAAGAACAGCGCCACCAAATCGCCTTCACTTACCTCAAAACCACGCGGGACGGCTACCCCGTGCGCCTCGAAATGCCTCTATGGATGTGGGAAAACGGCCACCTCCCTCGCTACCTCAACTGGGTGCGCGGCGAGGTAATTGTCGGTGGCGGCTACCCCTACGGCATCGAAACCGCTGACCAAACCGCCGTGCTGCAAGGGCCAGACAAGCATCTCTTCTTCCGTGTGCTGCAAGATTGGGCCGACAAGGAAGACATTAATCTGCGCCTCTCTCGCAAAATGGTCAGCAAACAGCGGCGACGGTAG
- a CDS encoding orange carotenoid protein N-terminal domain-containing protein, translated as MTYTLNAPAAVSAGLAAPVSNAIAAFKGLTTDEQLGLLWVLYDNMGRSITPAAPGAARLQFAEGLLAQVKALSHTEQLQFMRDLVNRTSTSLTRAYGVLSNNTKLAFWFQLAEEMRGGTIVPVPITYQLGAAGQAVFGQISKLDFNQQITIMRQAVVTMGVDPLA; from the coding sequence ATGACCTACACACTCAACGCTCCTGCTGCCGTCTCCGCTGGCTTGGCCGCTCCGGTATCGAACGCGATTGCTGCCTTCAAAGGCTTGACCACCGATGAGCAACTCGGCCTGCTCTGGGTGCTCTACGACAACATGGGCCGTTCCATTACCCCGGCGGCTCCGGGGGCGGCTCGTCTTCAGTTTGCCGAAGGGTTGCTGGCCCAAGTGAAAGCTCTATCCCACACCGAGCAACTTCAGTTCATGCGTGACCTGGTCAACCGCACCAGCACCTCCCTCACCCGTGCCTACGGCGTGCTGAGCAACAACACCAAGCTGGCCTTCTGGTTCCAATTGGCGGAAGAAATGCGCGGCGGCACCATCGTCCCTGTGCCCATTACCTACCAGCTCGGAGCCGCTGGCCAAGCCGTCTTCGGCCAAATCTCCAAACTTGACTTCAACCAGCAAATCACCATCATGCGTCAGGCCGTCGTCACCATGGGCGTCGATCCTCTGGCCTAG
- a CDS encoding site-2 protease family protein, translating to MATTGLILLAAIAILVWGYRRALPYGTIGILAWLQSVVLMAPWLLFFGLFAVGVYINLAGVLVLLLVSTGIYIYLGRRLRTLGQAAFIAEQTANALKADAAPSPEPETIAEAPVAPAEVKPEEAAKIVIPAEDLAKIEGIFGIDTYFRTETIPYDQGAIFRGNLRGNPAETRARLSALLTERLGDRYRLFLVESLEKKPTVVVLPASMDPAKTTPTQWAIAGVLGLATVFTSLEAGAMLQGFDLVQEFSRWTAALPLVLGLLVVLVSHEIGHWVLARRHGVRLSPPYLLPTWQIGSFGSLTRFESLLANRSVLFDIALAGPAAGGLVSLGMLVTGLVLSHPGSLFQLPSTFFQGSVLVGTLAKAVLGSALQEPLVDVHPLTVFGWLGLVITALNLMPAGQLDGGRIVQAIYGRKTAGRTTVITLILLALVTLANPLALYWAAIILILQRNLERPCLDDITEPDDARAALGLLALFLALAVLMPLTPSLAGRLGIGG from the coding sequence ATGGCGACTACTGGGTTAATTTTGCTGGCGGCAATTGCAATTTTAGTTTGGGGCTACCGCCGCGCCCTGCCCTACGGCACTATCGGGATTTTGGCCTGGTTGCAATCCGTGGTGTTGATGGCTCCTTGGCTGTTGTTTTTTGGCCTGTTTGCCGTTGGGGTATACATCAACCTGGCTGGGGTGTTGGTGCTGCTGCTGGTGTCCACAGGCATTTATATCTACCTGGGCCGACGACTCCGCACCCTTGGTCAAGCCGCTTTCATCGCCGAACAAACTGCCAACGCCCTCAAGGCAGACGCTGCTCCTAGCCCAGAGCCTGAGACCATCGCTGAAGCTCCGGTGGCCCCCGCCGAGGTGAAGCCAGAGGAAGCGGCCAAAATTGTGATTCCTGCCGAAGATTTAGCCAAAATTGAGGGTATTTTCGGCATCGACACCTACTTCCGCACCGAAACCATTCCCTACGACCAGGGGGCAATCTTTCGCGGCAACCTGCGCGGCAATCCGGCGGAAACCCGGGCCCGCCTGAGTGCCCTGCTGACGGAACGCCTCGGCGACCGCTACCGCCTCTTCCTGGTCGAAAGCCTGGAGAAAAAGCCTACCGTGGTGGTGCTTCCGGCCTCGATGGATCCGGCTAAAACGACGCCGACCCAGTGGGCCATTGCCGGGGTGTTGGGGCTGGCCACAGTGTTCACCAGTCTAGAGGCCGGGGCCATGCTGCAAGGCTTTGATCTAGTGCAAGAATTTTCCCGCTGGACGGCGGCGCTGCCCTTGGTGCTGGGGCTGTTGGTGGTGCTGGTCAGCCATGAAATTGGCCATTGGGTGCTGGCTCGTCGCCATGGGGTGCGCCTCAGCCCGCCCTACCTGTTGCCCACCTGGCAGATTGGTTCCTTCGGTAGCCTCACCCGGTTCGAGTCGCTGTTGGCCAACCGCAGCGTGTTGTTCGACATTGCCCTGGCGGGGCCAGCGGCGGGGGGGCTGGTGTCCTTGGGAATGCTGGTGACGGGTCTGGTTTTGTCCCATCCTGGGAGCCTGTTTCAGTTGCCTTCCACCTTTTTCCAAGGCTCTGTTCTGGTGGGCACCCTGGCCAAGGCCGTGCTGGGGTCGGCCCTGCAAGAGCCCCTGGTGGATGTGCATCCCCTCACGGTCTTTGGCTGGCTGGGTCTGGTAATCACCGCTCTCAACCTCATGCCCGCTGGTCAGTTGGATGGAGGCCGCATTGTGCAAGCCATCTATGGTCGTAAAACCGCTGGCCGCACCACGGTCATCACCCTAATTTTGCTGGCCCTCGTCACCCTGGCCAACCCCCTGGCCCTCTACTGGGCGGCGATTATTCTTATCCTCCAGCGCAACCTAGAGCGTCCCTGCCTCGACGACATTACTGAACCCGACGACGCCCGCGCTGCCCTGGGTCTGCTGGCGCTGTTTTTGGCCCTAGCGGTGCTGATGCCCCTCACCCCCAGCCTAGCCGGACGGTTGGGCATTGGCGGTTAG
- a CDS encoding Uma2 family endonuclease, which yields MISTLSPKTLLTFEDYLAYDDGTDTRYELVDGELVAMPPESPQNLKLARWLMVQFLKYLPLDRVTYNTEVAVMGRRARCRIPDLLVHSEESLLAIQNQPRATLTHEMPPPALVVEVVSPGEANRSRDYRHKRTEYAARGIAEYWIVDPETRQVTICQWVDGQYEDIIFQDAAPISSTVVPELTLTVDQLFSMGG from the coding sequence ATGATCAGCACCTTATCCCCCAAGACGCTACTCACCTTCGAGGACTATCTGGCCTATGACGACGGCACCGATACCCGCTACGAACTGGTGGATGGAGAGCTGGTAGCCATGCCCCCAGAATCCCCGCAGAACCTCAAACTGGCCCGATGGTTGATGGTGCAGTTCCTAAAATATCTACCCCTAGATCGCGTGACCTACAATACCGAAGTGGCGGTGATGGGTCGCCGTGCCCGCTGCCGGATTCCAGACCTGCTGGTGCATTCCGAAGAGTCGCTGTTGGCGATTCAGAATCAGCCCCGCGCCACCCTCACCCATGAGATGCCGCCCCCGGCCCTGGTGGTAGAGGTGGTGAGCCCTGGGGAGGCCAACCGCAGCCGCGACTATCGCCACAAACGCACGGAATACGCCGCCCGTGGCATTGCCGAATATTGGATTGTTGACCCCGAAACTCGCCAGGTAACGATCTGCCAGTGGGTGGATGGCCAGTATGAAGACATCATCTTTCAGGACGCAGCCCCCATTAGCTCTACCGTGGTGCCCGAACTGACGCTCACGGTTGATCAACTGTTTTCGATGGGCGGCTGA
- a CDS encoding GMC oxidoreductase: MLLDSRQFDGDAVVADICIIGTGPAGLSLAQEFLNHSVTGCLLESGGLAPDPAAQALAEGDTVGDPIHPPVEVCRRQVGGNANAWVVRIKPGILGVRYTALDPIDFEQRDGLPHSGWPLTYDDLLPYYHRAQKVCQSGPFNYCADAWTSPATPQLALDPALVETGIFQFGPSAAFFVGYREAIAASPNLTLHHHATVVELETAEDGHTVTRARVARPGQPDYWVSARQFVLACGGFENARLLLNSNRQQPQGLGNLYDVVGRYFHDHPFVLGGHILPTQRTLFNQTGLYDQRWIGNVAAMGHLKLARAVLAREELLNISASLFPRPSQRRHQAVISLQALASQIKAQPISGTTVGHLGHVLRGSDHIIQTAYRVKTQQQPWLTGFSQGGWSSVARNDRRFRTFEVIHQIEQSPDPANRVTLSPNRDSLGCPKLEVHWRWSPDDAHRISRAQAIFAQAFRQAGLGEFQIAQEDGLPVLGRPSGAHHLMGTTRMGENPRSSVVDADCRVHGLHNLFVAGSSVFPTGGYANPTLTIVALALRLGDHLKATLA, translated from the coding sequence ATGCTGCTTGATAGTCGTCAATTTGATGGCGATGCCGTCGTTGCGGATATTTGTATTATCGGTACCGGGCCAGCGGGGCTGAGCCTAGCCCAGGAATTTTTGAATCACTCAGTCACGGGGTGCCTACTAGAAAGTGGTGGCCTCGCCCCCGACCCAGCCGCCCAGGCTTTGGCCGAAGGCGATACCGTCGGCGATCCCATCCATCCTCCGGTGGAGGTCTGTCGCCGCCAAGTGGGGGGAAATGCCAATGCCTGGGTAGTGCGGATCAAACCGGGAATCCTTGGCGTGCGCTACACCGCCCTAGACCCCATCGACTTTGAACAGCGAGATGGGCTACCCCACAGCGGCTGGCCCCTCACCTATGATGATCTGCTGCCCTACTACCATCGGGCGCAGAAGGTTTGCCAATCGGGCCCCTTTAACTATTGCGCCGATGCTTGGACGAGCCCTGCCACCCCTCAACTGGCCCTCGATCCTGCCCTGGTGGAGACCGGAATCTTTCAGTTTGGCCCCAGCGCCGCCTTCTTTGTGGGCTACCGAGAAGCCATCGCCGCATCGCCCAACCTCACCCTCCACCACCATGCCACAGTGGTAGAACTGGAAACCGCTGAGGATGGCCACACCGTCACCCGTGCGCGGGTTGCTCGCCCTGGCCAACCAGACTATTGGGTCTCGGCGCGGCAGTTTGTGCTGGCCTGTGGTGGGTTTGAAAATGCCCGCCTGCTGCTGAACTCAAATCGCCAGCAGCCCCAGGGCCTAGGCAATCTTTACGATGTGGTAGGGCGTTATTTCCACGATCATCCCTTTGTTTTGGGTGGACATATCCTTCCTACACAGCGAACGCTGTTTAACCAAACGGGGCTGTACGATCAGCGCTGGATAGGCAACGTGGCGGCCATGGGCCATCTCAAGCTAGCGCGGGCTGTTCTAGCGCGGGAGGAGCTGTTAAACATCAGTGCCTCACTGTTTCCTCGACCTAGCCAGCGACGGCACCAGGCGGTGATTTCCCTCCAGGCTTTGGCTAGTCAGATCAAAGCCCAACCGATTTCAGGCACCACGGTTGGTCATCTTGGCCATGTCTTACGGGGATCCGACCACATTATCCAAACGGCCTATCGCGTCAAAACCCAGCAGCAGCCTTGGCTGACGGGCTTCTCCCAGGGCGGATGGTCGTCGGTGGCTAGAAATGATCGGCGGTTTCGCACTTTCGAGGTGATTCACCAGATTGAGCAATCTCCCGACCCCGCAAACCGCGTCACCCTCAGCCCAAATCGTGATTCCCTCGGCTGTCCCAAGCTCGAAGTCCACTGGCGCTGGAGCCCCGACGATGCCCATCGCATTAGTCGCGCCCAAGCTATTTTTGCCCAAGCCTTCCGGCAGGCTGGCCTAGGCGAGTTTCAGATTGCCCAGGAAGATGGCCTGCCCGTGCTGGGGCGTCCCTCCGGTGCCCACCATCTGATGGGCACCACCCGCATGGGCGAAAATCCGCGCTCCAGCGTGGTCGATGCCGACTGTCGCGTCCACGGACTGCATAACCTCTTTGTCGCAGGCAGTTCTGTCTTCCCCACCGGGGGCTATGCCAACCCCACCCTCACCATTGTGGCTTTGGCCCTGCGCCTGGGGGATCACCTCAAGGCCACCTTGGCCTAG
- a CDS encoding glycosyltransferase family 2 protein codes for MVKYSVVIPTLNRSQSLRRTLDSVLAQPLDGELEIVVVDNASEDDTQTLLATPPYDRARVITQAHRVPRVQNFMTALRAATGQYVAILYDDEEMLADNLRRKGQVLDAHPEVIAVTSSVVRRDAEGNGEPGAVGRSTFTIEDRATYLPNAFDKAPGGLPQVLMRREALHSLSIDPRDEPLDDNAFVLRLSTLGSIATLPDCLVTETVTDAEMVRTGLLELFAVPGQDHSPVSLPAIWFGWSHYRMRVDHLLQSSDLSLRQIWKLHRTSKTVFRRDVWKAAYWRFKVSKRPGPAMKFLLKAAAFDPSLLVPPVMFFLSWKASNSKTPMTALPPGSIEAASAATVFSVDTHGSHQAMAEQS; via the coding sequence ATGGTGAAGTATTCGGTTGTTATTCCTACGCTAAATCGGTCGCAGTCCCTGCGGCGCACCCTCGATAGCGTACTGGCCCAGCCCCTCGATGGTGAGCTTGAAATCGTAGTGGTGGATAATGCCAGCGAGGACGACACCCAGACACTATTGGCGACCCCACCCTATGACCGGGCGCGGGTGATCACCCAGGCTCACCGGGTGCCCCGGGTTCAAAATTTTATGACGGCACTACGGGCCGCGACAGGGCAGTACGTGGCGATCCTCTATGACGATGAGGAGATGCTGGCCGATAACCTGCGACGCAAGGGGCAAGTGCTAGATGCTCACCCAGAGGTGATTGCCGTAACTTCCTCGGTGGTGCGGCGCGACGCTGAGGGCAATGGCGAACCAGGGGCCGTGGGGCGATCCACCTTCACCATTGAAGACCGGGCGACCTATCTGCCCAATGCCTTTGATAAGGCTCCGGGCGGGCTGCCGCAGGTTTTGATGCGGCGTGAAGCCCTCCATAGCCTATCCATTGACCCACGGGATGAACCCCTAGACGACAATGCCTTTGTGCTGCGTCTGTCTACGCTAGGATCCATTGCCACGCTGCCTGACTGTCTGGTGACGGAAACCGTGACCGATGCCGAAATGGTGCGAACGGGATTGTTAGAGTTGTTTGCTGTACCAGGTCAGGATCACTCCCCTGTTTCGCTGCCTGCCATTTGGTTTGGCTGGTCTCACTACCGAATGCGGGTCGATCATCTGCTTCAGTCCTCCGACCTGTCGCTACGGCAGATATGGAAATTACACCGCACCTCCAAAACCGTTTTTCGGCGCGATGTTTGGAAAGCAGCTTACTGGCGATTCAAGGTGTCTAAGCGCCCCGGCCCAGCGATGAAGTTTTTACTCAAGGCTGCTGCTTTCGACCCCAGTTTGCTCGTGCCGCCTGTGATGTTTTTTCTGAGTTGGAAAGCTTCTAATTCCAAGACTCCCATGACGGCGCTTCCCCCCGGTTCTATCGAAGCAGCGTCAGCCGCCACGGTCTTTTCTGTCGATACCCATGGTAGTCATCAAGCTATGGCAGAACAGTCATAG
- a CDS encoding molybdenum cofactor biosynthesis protein MoaE, which produces MSMVAAPSPAPVASAPNSFRITFAPLSLEEVYALADDPANGAVVVMSGMVRNQTDGFPVVALEYQAYEPMALAVFRQIADQIRQTWPEATRVVIHHRTGKLAVGEISVLVAVGCPHRAEAFAACQFAIDTLKHNAPIWKKEWYQGPDGTLSSTWVSIGACEVDDAQHNG; this is translated from the coding sequence ATGTCTATGGTTGCTGCCCCTAGTCCTGCTCCGGTGGCCTCGGCTCCCAATTCCTTTCGCATTACTTTTGCCCCCCTCAGCCTGGAAGAGGTCTATGCCCTCGCCGACGATCCGGCCAATGGGGCGGTGGTGGTGATGAGCGGCATGGTGCGTAACCAGACCGACGGTTTTCCGGTAGTGGCGTTGGAATACCAAGCCTACGAACCCATGGCCCTAGCGGTTTTTCGCCAGATTGCCGACCAAATTCGCCAAACCTGGCCCGAGGCCACCCGCGTTGTGATTCACCACCGCACCGGAAAGTTGGCCGTAGGAGAAATCAGTGTCCTCGTCGCGGTCGGCTGTCCCCATCGCGCCGAAGCCTTTGCCGCCTGCCAGTTCGCCATTGATACCCTCAAGCACAACGCCCCCATCTGGAAAAAAGAATGGTATCAAGGCCCAGACGGCACCCTCTCTAGCACCTGGGTCAGCATTGGGGCTTGCGAGGTGGACGATGCTCAACACAATGGCTAA